From one Amphiura filiformis chromosome 13, Afil_fr2py, whole genome shotgun sequence genomic stretch:
- the LOC140167581 gene encoding craniofacial development protein 2-like, producing MTTEAGGGYYWEPLAMNLHDNPNNLERRTAVVAKALKRYNIDIAALSETRLPDTSQLEEHGCGYTFFWSGKPASEARQSGVGLAIRNQHLKLLDKLPQGISDRLAIMRLKVNSGFVTFISAYAPTLAYSDQAKEEFYEELDHIIQSVPRSDKLFLLGDFNARVGSDHAAWQKVLGHHGVGKENSNGTLLLTLCAEKQLVITNTLYTQKDSFKTTWRHPRSGHWHQIDFIIIRQRDWHDVKLTRAAKASMCHSDHALLKSKVSIRFN from the exons ATGACGACGGAGGCAGGTGGAGGATACTACTGGGAGCCTCTAGCCATGAATCTCCAC GACAACCCAAACAACCTTGAGCGCAGAACAGCTGTAGTAGCAAAAGCACTGAAGCGTTATAACATTGATATAGCAGCGCTCTCTGAAACTCGTCTCCCAGACACTTCACAACTTGAAGAACATGGATGTGGCTATACATTCTTTTGGAGTGGCAAGCCAGCCAGTGAAGCCAGACAATCAGGAGTTGGGTTAGCCATACGGAACCAACATCTTAAACTCCTTGACAAGCTCCCACAGGGTATTAGTGACAGACTTGCTATCATGCGGCTGAAAGTGAATAGTGGCTTCGTTACCTTCATCAGCGCTTATGCCCCAACATTGGCATACTCAGACCAGGCCAAGGAAGAATTCTATGAGGAGCTGGACCATATCATTCAATCAGTACCACGTTCTGACAAGTTGTTTCTACTTGGTGACTTCAATGCTCGTGTTGGATCAGATCATGCAGCGTGGCAGAAAGTCCTTGGTCATCATGGAGTTGGAAAGGAAAATTCAAATGGCACCCTTTTGCTGACCTTGTGTGCTGAGAAACAGTTGGTCATTACCAACACACTGTACACCCAGAAAGACAGCTTCAAGACAACTTGGCGACATCCACGCTCTGGTCACTGGCACCAAATTGACTTCATCATCATTAGGCAGAGAGACTGGCATGATGTCAAACTTACTCGTGCAGCCAAAGCATCAATGTGTCACTCGGACCATGCCCTCCTGAAAAGCAAAGTGTCCATCCGCTTTAACTGA
- the LOC140168239 gene encoding protein mono-ADP-ribosyltransferase PARP12-like encodes MRLSALGGDSKTFFYQDPVKFLKRFPCYFRLEHRRSESDWLVHAHTQAQLCVEFVKQNGCLDPECDKLHLCKHFVTGRCRFGDGCRHSHALRSPHNAKILKSHSLNELDDEMIRLTLKQSLIDVTVPDICTHYNSIHGCNKDNRCPFLHVCTHYIKGDCRYTNTKQQHCRYSHNLHDNQPFMVLQKFNIDMTQSVQAVLDILKYKMKQGKQRVPSTDGAVDNLDQEFAKKVGISKQTDGNQLACSSPGAHQQSDEISVCVFHLRGKCNYADNCHNVHTEEPFQWMHRETAGSRWTNFTASTNMKIEESYCRPDADSFYISIVDNSEGISYLNGATINFDSMSIEGYGLMKTVELKRISPPDVAQGWRKSYATQWVWYWKDEIGTWVEYGKQNLTGMQSDINSTSLEEAYQKYLKEGSSRYLDFQTESNQYRLDIESKMQKNIKYHTERPLRRRPMLVSKQVLNDRAERLESQSSFTVPDHWDLYGKCSNSHSNFQRCPVTQDSDEYRRVHRRFSATMSSSLCTIECIERVQNVDLWEDFCRKKDRLEKKYSGKKVREEPLFHGTKQDVVEAICQQNFDWRLSGTRAGTLYGQGSYFHKKASYSNRYAEPDLLNSKTMFMAKVLVGSFTQGNSTLRRPPPKDPSKPHHALYDSCVDNETDPNIFVVFENNQVYPEYIIKYHCA; translated from the exons ATGAGACTTTCGGCACTCGGCGGTGACagtaaaacttttttttatcaagATCCTGTGAAGTTTCTGAAAAGATTTCCGTGTTATTTTCGACTTGAGCACAGACGTAGTGAATCTGATTGGCTCGTTCACGCTCATACACAGGCTCAACTATGTGTAGAGTTTGTTAAACAAAATGGTTGTCTGGATCCTGAATGTGATAAGTTGCATCTATGCAAGCATTTTGTGACGGGACGATGCAGATTTGGTGACGG TTGTCGTCATAGCCATGCGTTGCGGTCACCGCATAATGCAAAG ATTCTAAAGAGCCACAGTCTCAATGAGCTGGATGATGAGATGATACGTCTAACTCTGAAGCAGTCCCTAATAGACGTGACAGTGCCTGATATCTGTACACACTACAACTCCATTCATGGATGTAATAAGGATAACAGATGTCCATTTCTACATGTATGCAC CCATTACATAAAAGGAGACTGTCGTTACACAAACACCAAACAACAGCATTGTCGTTATTCTCACAATCTCCATGACAACCAACCCTTCATGGTACTGCAGAAGTTTAACATAGACATGACCCAAAGTGTGCAGGCGGTGCTAGATATTCTGAAATATAAGATGAAACAGGGAAAACAACGCGTACCGTCCACAGATGGCGCTGTGGATAATTTAGATCAGGAATTTGCCAAGAAAGTTGGGATTTCTAAACAGACTGATGGGAACCAGCTAGCATGCAGCTCTCCAGGTGCTCATCAACAG TCAGATGAAATTTCTGTGTGTGTTTTCCACCTGCGAGGCAAATGCAACTACGCTGATAATTGTCACAATGTCCATACAGAGGAACCATTCCAGTGGATGCACAGGGAAACTGCTGGTAGTAGGTGGACAAACTTTACAGCTAGTACCAATATGAAAATAGAGGAATCATACTGCCGACCAGATGCAGATAGTTTTTACATCAGCATTGTGGATAACTCAGAAGG aaTTAGCTATCTAAATGGTGCCACAATTAACTTTGACTCCATGAGCATAGAAGGATACGGACTCATGAAAACGGTAGAACTCAAACGCATCTCACCACCAGATGTGGCACAAGGCTGGCGGAAAAGTTACGCTACACAATGGGTGTGGTATTGGAAAGACGAGATTGGGACGTGGGTGGAGTATGGAAAACAG AATTTGACAGGCATGCAATCCGACATCAATAGTACGTCTTTAGAAGAGGCTTACCAGAAATACCTGAAAGAAGGTAGCAGTCGATATCTTGACTTCCAGACAGAGAGTAACCAATACAGACTAGACATAGAAAGCAAGATGCAGAAAAATATTAAGTACCACACAGAAAGGCCACTAAGAAGACGGCCAATGCTGGTATCAAAGCAAGTCTTAAATGATCGTGCTGAAAG GCTAGAATCTCAAAGCAGTTTTACAGTACCAGACCATTGGGATCTCTATGGCAAGTGTTCCAATTCACACAGCAACTTCCAGCGTTGCCCAGTAACCCAAGACAGTGATGAATACCGCCGAGTACACCGTCGATTCAGCGCCACCATGTCAAGTTCTCTATGTACCATAGAATGTATTGAAAGGGTTCAGAATGTGGACCTCTGGGAAGATTTCTGCAG AAAAAAAGACAGATTGGAAAAGAAATACAGCGGGAAGAAAGTCCGGGAGGAGCCGTTATTTCACGGCACCAAACAGGATGTAGTGGAAGCAATATGTCAGCAGAATTTTGACTGGCGATTGAGTGGCACACGTGCAGGCACATTGTATGGCCAAG GTAGCTACTTCCACAAGAAAGCATCCTATTCAAACAGATATGCAGAACCAGACCTACTCAACAGCAAGACCATGTTTATGGCCAAAGTCCTAGTAGGATCCTTTACGCAAGGCAACTCAACCCTCCGAAGACCACCACCTAAAGACCCCAGCAAACCGCATCACGCTCTGTACGACTCTTGCGTGGACAATGAAACGGATCCTAATATCTTTGTAGTCTTTGAGAACAATCAAGTATACCCAGAATATATCATTAAGTACCATTGTGCATAA
- the LOC140168240 gene encoding BTB/POZ domain-containing protein 17-like: MHALKYRILSDYTKGMAQNAKKPSTSKPVVNNPPLGTAAALGAAQGSAEDVAVFTCSGDLLQNLQSLFNDSNLSDVTLIVGDKEYPAHKMILATASRCFSNMFYGDWKESTQHKVRLEENPACELVFDQFLKFCYGVDITVTMSTLVPIFQLADKYEVMTLRKHCEEYAVKSLEDANIEGAVQWLTFAEQINHEHMIKWCYHVIRHNLDEASSLPEWAFLTQEQIIKVLKDRNCNFENINSFVVTKNALGEFHAIEKWLLAEQNKIDVAINGKAVLDTVLFQLMDGSQLMDVENSELARESSCMSEYLKEKVSLSNKFLAVQAVPVTRRSEQAKNITRICL, encoded by the exons ATGCATGCGCTGAAATATAG GATTCTTAGTGACTATACCAAAGGAATGGCACAAAATGCCAAAAAACCATCAACATCTAAACCTGTTGTAAATAACCCACCCCTGGGAACAGCTGCTGCCCTGGGAGCAGCTCAGGGGTCTGCAGAAGATGTTGCTGTGTTCACCTGTAGCGGTGACCTGCTACAAAACTTGCAGTCACTCTTCAACGACAGCAATCTATCGGATGTGACACTTATTGTCGGAGACAAGGAGTACCCAGCTCATAAGATGATCTTAGCAACTGCGAGTCGGTGTTTCTCCAATATGTTTTACGGAGACTGGAAAGAATCGACTCAACACAAG gtTCGTCTTGAAGAGAATCCAGCCTGCGAGTTGGTTTTTGACCAGTTCCTCAAGTTCTGTTACGGCGTCGACATCACAGTGACGATGTCAACACTAGTTCCCATATTCCAGTTAGCGGATAAGTACGAGGTCATGACATTGAGAAAACACTGCGAGGAGTATGCTGTCAAGTCACTTGAAGATGCCAACATAGAGGGCGCTGTACAATGGTTAACTTTTGCAGAACAAATCAATCATGAGCACATGATCAAATGGTGCTATCACGTAATCCGTCATAATTTAGACGAAGCATCCTCACTACCAGAGTGGGCGTTTTTGACGCAAGAACAAATCATCAAAGTCCTCAAAGACAGAAATTGTAACTTTGAAAATATCAACTCCTTTGTGGTCACAAAGAATGCACTGGGGGAATTTCATGCGATAGAAAAGTGGTTATTAGCGGAGCAAAACAAAATCGACGTAGCAATCAACGGCAAGGCTGTTTTGGACACCGTACTATTCCAACTGATGGACGGGTCACAACTTATGGACGTGGAAAACTCTGAACTTGCACGCGAAAGCTCTTGCATGAGTGAGTACTTGAAGGAGAAGGTCTCtctttcaaataaatttttagcCGTTCAAGCTGTACCGGTCACAAGAAGATCTGAACAAGCCAAAAATATTACTCGGATATGTCTGTGA